Below is a window of Coriobacteriia bacterium DNA.
CGGACCTCCTCGGCGGCGATGATGTCGCGCAACGCCTCCACGCGCCGCTGCCCGTCGTCGGCCTCGCGGCGGGCCGAGGCGGCGAGCGCCCGCTCGAGGCCGTCGTGCACGAGCCGCTCGAGCCGGACGCTGTGGTCCCGGAGGATCTTCGACGCGCCCACATAGCAGCCGAACTTGCGGTACAGCGCCGGCTCCAGCCTCTCGCCGAGGATCTCGCGGATGCGCGACTCGACACGCGCACACAGCGCCTCGAGCGCCTCGTCGGCGGCGTGCAGCGTGTTGCGGGGGGGCGAGAGCACCACCACGAACGAGTTCCCCGAGATCATCAGCTCGGCGATGATGTCGCTGTCGCGGAGGTCCACACCGGTGATGGACTCGAGCGCCTGGGCCGTCTCGCGCATCACGTCGTCGAAGACCTCCCAGCCGTAGATCTCCTCGATCTTGCTGTAGCGCACGACGTTCAGGCACAGCAGAGAGACCTCGCCGCGCTCCTCGAGCAGCACCTGGATGCGCGGGAAGAGCAGAGGAGTGGTCGGCAGACCGGTGACCGGGTCGAACAACAGCCTCCGTATCTCGGAGTGCCGCTCCACGGCCTCCCCGAGGTCGATCCAGGACTGGAGCAGATGATCCGTCTGCCCCGGCCGCTCGCTCATCTCCCCGCCCCCTCGACTCTCCTGCGGCCGCTACTCGTGTCCGGCATCCCGCGGCCCCCTCTCTGCGCCCCCTCCGGGACGCGCCGGCCGCCCCCCGCGCCGTCACCTCGCGTAGCGCAACCGTAACGCGTTAGCCCCGTTCGCCGTCAAGGGCGCGCCGAAGCTCGTCCCGCCGACGGTCACCGGCGTCCCGCCGCGGACGTCCTCGACCGTCGCGACGGCCTGGTCGAAGGTCAGCTGGGCCGTGACCTTCTCAGGCGAGTGGTTGAGCAGCAGCAGCACGCCGTCCTCTTCCCCCGCGAACAGCGCGACCTCCACCTCGGGCACGTCGCAGCCCACCTGCGCGCCGCAGCCCGCCCCCGCCGCCACGGCACCGTAGACCCCTCGCAGCATCGCGCGCACCGCCGCCGGCGCGACCCAGGCGTCGCCCTGGGCCAGAGCCCTCTCGACCGGCGCGGCGATGAGCGCCGCGCGACCCTGGCCGTACTGGTGCACGGTGAGGAGCGGCGAGCCGGTCGCGTCCGTGGCGACCACCGTCGCGCCGCCGTGTCCGAGGAGCGCGAAGGCCGGGATGTCGAGCTTGGCGTCGAACGAGGCGAGCCGGCCGAGCACGTCGGCTTGCGCCACGCGGCACGACAGCGTCCGCCGCGGCCCGTGGTCGCCGAGGAACTCGACGCCGAAGATCTCACGGAGGGCGGGGTGCGCGTCGCCGCCCCCGTAGGAGAGCACGACCGACCCGCCGCCTTGCACGAAGCCGGCCAGGCGATCCCACGTCTCGCCCTCCAAGTCGAAGGCCGAGGGCACGACGAGGACCGAGTACGCGCCGAACTCCTCGGTCTCCCCTACCACGGTCACGGGGAGGTGGGCCTCCTTCGCGGACGTGTAGGACTGCAGGCACGCGCGCGGGTCGAAGAGCCCGGCCAGGCGGGGCAGGGACGCGTAGCGCTCGCCCGGCACGACGACGGCGGTGCGCTCCGGCGCAAGGGAGTGGGTCCGCAGGTCGACGCGGGCCACGAGCCGGGCGAAATCGCGCACCTCGCCGAGGGACGGCTTGGGAACGCCGTCGGTATCCGCCACGCCCACGAGCACCTCGAACGGATCCCGGAAGTAGGGCTCCCGGCGCTCGGTGTCCAAGTCGCGGTGGCGGCGCAGGACCACACCGGCGGCGCGGTTCATCAGCGCAGAGTACAGCACCGTGCGGACGTAGGAGGCCTCCTCGGCAGGCGAGAAGTCCAGCGAGGCGACGCCGACGTCGTCCAGCAGCACCGGCACGTGCCCGCCCGCCGCTCGCAGCAGGAAGGAGTCGAGGTACGTCGCCGGCCCCGACGTGACCGGCCCTTCCGCCGCGTACGCGCGGTATTCGGCGGTGACGTGACTGACGACGAACTCGCAGTCGCCCAGCGCCTCGCGCGGGTCGACGCCGGTCCCATGGAAGAGGGTCTCCGGATCCACGGAGAGGGTGACCGGCCGCTCCGCGTCGACGTCGCGGATCGCCTCCCTCATCTTGGCCGCCCAGGCCTCCAGCTCCTCCGCCGAGGCGAACCCCGAGGCGAACGCCTCGTTCGCCAGGTCCCAGGCGAAGATCGCGCGCTCCGAGCGGTACCGGTTCACGATGCGCTGGACGAGCGCGACCTCGCGCCCGATGAGGTACTGGTCTGTGCGGGGGTCGCGTCGCGTGCCCCAGAGCACCTCGGTGAGCTCGGCGAGGCGGTCGTCGGCGAACAGGGTCACGATGAGCTGCAGGCGGTTCGCCCTCGCCGCCGCCACGAGCGCGTCCAAGCGCTCGTGAGCTTCCTCGTTGTACTGTCCGACCTGCGGCTCGAGCACCCGCCACGAGAGGAAGACGCGAACGAGCGACATGCGCGCCTCGGCGAACGCGCCGAGGTCCGCCCCCACGTCGCCCGCGTACCAGTCCGCCGGGCCGGACGTCTCGGAGTCGAGCGGGTAGTACGCCACTCCGATCGGGAAGAGGGGGTTGCGCCGGGGCGCCCTCGCACGCTTCGGGGCCTCGCGGACGGATGCCGACGGTTCGGGAGCGGCGGGCGCGGAGTGCCTGGCGGGCGGAGCGCCGGCGTGGGGTGAGGCGCCCGGACTCGGCTCCGCGCGGCGCCCGCTCGCGGGCTCGGACCCGCCGCGGCTCGGGGGCTTCCTCGGCATGACCCCTACGACCCCCCCTCGGCGTAGTCGTCGTACAGCCGCCAGAACAGCCCCTGACGCTTCGTGTCGTAGTAGGCCGCCCGGCGGATCTCCCACTCGGCCTGAGCGTGCCGGCCCTCGGTGACGTACACGGCGGCGAGCCCGAAGCGGGCCCTCACGCACGCCGGGTCGAGCGCCACCGCGGTCCGGTAGGCCTGCTTGGCCGCCGCGTAGCGCTGCAGGCCGAGCAGCGACTCGGCGTAGAGCACGTGCGGCAGCGGGTGCTCCTCGGCCGCCCTGGCCAGCGAGGCGAACACCCGCGAGGCGTGCTTGTTGAGCCCCGTGCGCTTGGAGAACGCCACGCCGAGGCAGTACAGCGCCGTGCGCTCCGCGGCGTCGATCGCCAGCGCGCGGAGCGCGCAAGCGACCGCCTCGTTCACGGCCTCCTGCTTCAGGTAGGCGTACGCCGCCAGCGCGAGCGTCTCGGCGTCGTCCGGGCCCTGGCCGAGGATCGCCCGCACAAGCTCCATGGCGAAGAAGAGGTCCTCCTCGTAGGCGAGCTCCCGCGCCGCGCGCAGCCGGCTGTCGCGATCCGGCGCCACCTCGGAGGGGCTCGGAGCGGCCTCGTCGTTCTCCTGGACGCCGGAGAGCCAGAAGAACAGCTCGTCGGCGGAGGGGTCGAGCTCGCCGGCCTTGCGGAAGCCCGGGAGCGCGGTGGCCATCCCCTCCCTCTTGAGCGCCGCGACCGCCAGGTCGTACATGGCCCTGGGCTCGGCAGGGTCCAGCTCGAGCGCGCGCCGCCAGCTCTCGATCGCCTCTTCCTCGAAGCCCGACGCCGCGAGCGCCTCGCCGAGCTGCACGTGCGCGGTGACCAGGTCCGGGACGACCTCGGCGAGCTCGTGCCAGACCAGGATCGACTGGTCCCACATCCCGCCGCGCCGGTCGTAGGCCAGGCCGAGCGCAAGATACGCAGGCGCGCAGCCCGGGTCGACCTCTATCGCGAGGGTGGCCTCGTGGACGGCGCGCTCGTAGAAGTCGCCCGCGAGCATGAGCTCGGCCAGCAGCGCGTGAGCGAACGGCTCGCCCTCGTCGATGCGCAACGCCTCGTAGCACGCCTCCACCGCCGGCTGGAGCTGACCCTGCCGGGCCAGCCCCTCGGCGACGAGCACCTGTCGAGACCGCTGAGGCACCTAGCCCTCCCGCCCGAGCAGCTCATCGCCCACCCGGGAGACCAGCCGAAGAGCGCTCTCGGCCCCGCGCGCGACGCCGTTCGCTCCCGCATCGCGCGCCAGCGCGGGATCGGCTTCGAACGGCCCTCCCGAGACGAGCAGGACGACGTCGGGATGCCCTCCGGCGGTCAGCATGTCGCGTACGCGGGCGACGGCGCGCGCGGTCGCGCCCGTCTCGGCGCAGACGAACACGATCCGCGCGCCCGTCTCCTCCACTCGCTCCAGGAACTCCGCCGGCCGGACGTCCACGCCGAGGTCGACGACCCGGTGTCCCGCCTCCTTCAGAGCCGCGGCGATCACGTTCTTGCCCACCGAGTGCGCGTCACGCTGCATCACGCCGATGAGGACCGTGAGCCCGGTGTCCGCGGCGGAGGCGGGCGGGATGACGAAGGAGCCGATCTGCTCGGCGACGACCGCGGCCTGCGCGAAGGCGACCTCGTCGACGGCGCCGGAGGCCCATGCGCCCCCCAGCAGCGCCATCGCGGGGGCGTACAGCGAGTCGAAGAGCGTCTGCTGGGACAGCCCGCCCGAGCGCGCCCGCTCGATCACCTCGATCGCGGCGGCGGGATCCTGGTCGACGAAGGCCTGGTAGAGCCGGGCCGGACCGTCACCGTCCATGCACCGACCCCCTTCCGTGGCCTCGCTCGGCCGTCCTCCCTCGGCCGCACCCGCGCGACCCGTCGCGGTGGTGGCGGTGGTGGGAGTCGAACCCACAAGCCTTGCGGCCAGGGGCTTTTAAGGCCCCCTCCTGTGCCGATTCGGATACACCGCCGCGCGACCCTCCGCCGGCCGGCCCGCCGGCCCCGCCGGATGCCGTACGGCCCGTCCTCCGGACGCTCATGGCCGCTCCCGGGCGGAGTACGCATCCAGCGCGATCCCGTACAGTATGTCGTGCTCGCTCACGACAGTCGAGGGAAGCCCGGAGAGCTCCAGCACCGCGCTCAGCACGACCGCCCCGGCGACTATGACGCTCGCGCGACCCGGATGCAGCCCGGGCACCTCCCGCAACTCCTCGAGAGTCAGAGGCGCCAGCCGCTCGAGGAGCGCGTCGAGGTCCTCGGAGGTCAGCACCGAGCCGTGCACCCGCTCCGGGTCGTAGACGGTCATCCCGTGATGGATCGCCGAGAGCGTCGTCGCCGTGCCCGCGAGCGAGACGAGCACCCTGGG
It encodes the following:
- a CDS encoding beta-galactosidase trimerization domain-containing protein gives rise to the protein MAYYPLDSETSGPADWYAGDVGADLGAFAEARMSLVRVFLSWRVLEPQVGQYNEEAHERLDALVAAARANRLQLIVTLFADDRLAELTEVLWGTRRDPRTDQYLIGREVALVQRIVNRYRSERAIFAWDLANEAFASGFASAEELEAWAAKMREAIRDVDAERPVTLSVDPETLFHGTGVDPREALGDCEFVVSHVTAEYRAYAAEGPVTSGPATYLDSFLLRAAGGHVPVLLDDVGVASLDFSPAEEASYVRTVLYSALMNRAAGVVLRRHRDLDTERREPYFRDPFEVLVGVADTDGVPKPSLGEVRDFARLVARVDLRTHSLAPERTAVVVPGERYASLPRLAGLFDPRACLQSYTSAKEAHLPVTVVGETEEFGAYSVLVVPSAFDLEGETWDRLAGFVQGGGSVVLSYGGGDAHPALREIFGVEFLGDHGPRRTLSCRVAQADVLGRLASFDAKLDIPAFALLGHGGATVVATDATGSPLLTVHQYGQGRAALIAAPVERALAQGDAWVAPAAVRAMLRGVYGAVAAGAGCGAQVGCDVPEVEVALFAGEEDGVLLLLNHSPEKVTAQLTFDQAVATVEDVRGGTPVTVGGTSFGAPLTANGANALRLRYAR
- a CDS encoding tetratricopeptide repeat protein — protein: MPQRSRQVLVAEGLARQGQLQPAVEACYEALRIDEGEPFAHALLAELMLAGDFYERAVHEATLAIEVDPGCAPAYLALGLAYDRRGGMWDQSILVWHELAEVVPDLVTAHVQLGEALAASGFEEEAIESWRRALELDPAEPRAMYDLAVAALKREGMATALPGFRKAGELDPSADELFFWLSGVQENDEAAPSPSEVAPDRDSRLRAARELAYEEDLFFAMELVRAILGQGPDDAETLALAAYAYLKQEAVNEAVACALRALAIDAAERTALYCLGVAFSKRTGLNKHASRVFASLARAAEEHPLPHVLYAESLLGLQRYAAAKQAYRTAVALDPACVRARFGLAAVYVTEGRHAQAEWEIRRAAYYDTKRQGLFWRLYDDYAEGGS
- a CDS encoding cobalamin B12-binding domain-containing protein, which encodes MDGDGPARLYQAFVDQDPAAAIEVIERARSGGLSQQTLFDSLYAPAMALLGGAWASGAVDEVAFAQAAVVAEQIGSFVIPPASAADTGLTVLIGVMQRDAHSVGKNVIAAALKEAGHRVVDLGVDVRPAEFLERVEETGARIVFVCAETGATARAVARVRDMLTAGGHPDVVLLVSGGPFEADPALARDAGANGVARGAESALRLVSRVGDELLGREG